A window of Streptomyces armeniacus contains these coding sequences:
- a CDS encoding TetR/AcrR family transcriptional regulator, whose protein sequence is MGTKQSGPVGRPRGFDADEALERAMLVFWEHGYEGASLARLTEAMGISTTSMYAAFGSKEELFRKALERYTEGPGGYLARALDEPTALGVATAILAGAIRTTTRPARPHGCLGVQGALATGDPGHGVRDLLAAWRNDGCCRVRDRFQRAVDEGELPAGTDPGVLARYVTSLAFGIAVQAASGVPQDELRKMADAALRNWPLG, encoded by the coding sequence GTGGGAACGAAACAGAGCGGCCCCGTCGGCCGGCCGCGGGGATTCGACGCCGACGAGGCTCTCGAGCGCGCCATGCTCGTCTTCTGGGAGCACGGCTACGAGGGAGCGAGCCTGGCCCGCCTCACCGAGGCGATGGGCATCTCCACCACCAGCATGTACGCGGCCTTCGGCAGCAAGGAGGAGCTGTTCCGCAAGGCCCTGGAGCGCTACACCGAAGGGCCGGGCGGCTATCTGGCGCGGGCCCTGGACGAGCCGACCGCCCTGGGCGTCGCCACCGCGATCCTGGCCGGCGCCATCCGCACCACCACCCGCCCGGCCCGCCCCCACGGGTGCCTGGGCGTCCAGGGCGCCCTGGCCACCGGCGACCCCGGACACGGCGTCCGCGACCTTCTCGCCGCATGGCGCAACGACGGCTGCTGCCGCGTGCGCGACCGGTTCCAACGGGCTGTCGACGAAGGCGAACTCCCGGCCGGGACCGACCCAGGGGTACTGGCCCGCTACGTCACCTCCCTGGCGTTCGGCATCGCGGTGCAGGCCGCGAGCGGTGTCCCCCAGGACGAACTCCGGAAGATGGCCGACGCGGCCTTGCGCAACTGGCCCCTCGGCTGA
- a CDS encoding type II toxin-antitoxin system Phd/YefM family antitoxin: MNEAMGLAQARANLGDLCRKVATSGERTVITDRGAPVAILISPQELADLEDDLAIARNRLNEAQGSPEPVVSHGELLAELAAM; encoded by the coding sequence ATGAACGAAGCAATGGGCCTCGCGCAGGCACGCGCGAACCTCGGAGACCTGTGCCGCAAGGTCGCCACCAGCGGCGAGCGGACGGTCATCACCGACCGCGGCGCGCCCGTCGCCATCCTGATCAGCCCCCAGGAACTCGCCGACCTGGAAGACGACTTGGCGATCGCGCGCAACCGTCTCAACGAAGCCCAGGGCTCCCCGGAACCGGTTGTGTCACACGGGGAGCTTCTCGCAGAGCTCGCCGCGATGTGA
- a CDS encoding GNAT family N-acetyltransferase, translated as MLRGSKVGLRARHEDDIPVLRTELYDDVVNAARSEGRPWRPVTPGSKDSRLVVDDTAQSYVPFSVVELDGGTLIGTASLWDIDTHHRSAHIGLGLLPSSRGHGYGTDVVAVLCHYGFVVRGLQRLQIETLSDNDAMLRSAERNGFVREGVMRSAAWVLGEFMDEVLLGLLAEEWKSGSEG; from the coding sequence ATGCTCAGAGGCAGCAAGGTCGGGCTCAGGGCCCGGCACGAGGACGACATCCCGGTCCTGCGGACCGAGCTCTACGACGACGTGGTCAACGCCGCGCGGTCCGAGGGCCGACCGTGGCGGCCGGTCACACCAGGCTCGAAGGACTCGCGGCTCGTGGTGGACGACACCGCGCAGTCCTATGTCCCGTTCTCCGTCGTGGAGTTGGACGGTGGCACGCTGATCGGCACCGCCTCGCTCTGGGACATCGACACCCACCACCGCTCCGCGCACATCGGTCTCGGCCTGCTCCCGTCCTCGCGCGGCCACGGCTACGGCACCGACGTGGTCGCCGTACTGTGCCACTACGGCTTCGTCGTACGCGGCCTCCAACGCCTCCAGATCGAGACCCTGTCGGACAACGACGCGATGCTGCGCTCCGCCGAACGCAACGGCTTCGTACGCGAGGGCGTCATGCGCTCCGCGGCCTGGGTGCTGGGCGAGTTCATGGACGAGGTACTGCTGGGGCTCCTCGCGGAGGAGTGGAAGTCCGGCTCGGAGGGCTAG